A part of Leifsonia xyli subsp. xyli str. CTCB07 genomic DNA contains:
- a CDS encoding DUF3046 domain-containing protein, giving the protein MKLSEFQRAVADEFGSTYGEALLTDLVLGELGGCTAGEAIAAGAAPRDVWLALCRETGVPPSHWHGAGKPAPKR; this is encoded by the coding sequence ATGAAGCTCAGCGAGTTCCAGCGCGCCGTGGCGGACGAGTTCGGCTCGACCTACGGTGAGGCCCTGCTGACCGATCTCGTGCTCGGCGAATTGGGCGGATGCACGGCCGGCGAGGCGATCGCGGCGGGTGCCGCGCCCCGCGACGTGTGGCTGGCCCTGTGCCGCGAGACGGGCGTCCCTCCGTCGCACTGGCACGGCGCGGGGAAGCCGGCGCCGAAGCGTTGA
- the dapF gene encoding diaminopimelate epimerase, with product MATLHFTKGQGTGNDFVLYADPDGTLPLSAGQIAEICDRHFGVGADGVIRAVRSKRLPEGAEALADDEAAEWFMDYYNADGSAAEMCGNGIRVYVRYLIESRLVQLADGDTLPIGTRSGVRDVQRTLSGFQVDLGRWRLAGGEPLVRAKELPVARLGLGIDLGNPHVVVALADESELESADLTYIPHLEPAPQGGANVEFVVPHEPLVKDGVGRIRMRVHERGSGETLSCGTGAAAAALAVRHWAGENAPGQWWVDVPGGTVGVRMFPTEDGEHVALSGPAELVYTGALELA from the coding sequence ATGGCGACGCTCCACTTCACCAAGGGTCAGGGGACCGGGAACGACTTCGTTCTGTACGCGGACCCGGATGGCACGTTGCCGCTGTCGGCCGGGCAGATCGCGGAGATCTGCGATCGGCACTTCGGCGTCGGCGCAGACGGTGTGATCCGGGCCGTCCGCTCCAAGCGCCTGCCCGAGGGCGCGGAGGCGCTGGCGGACGACGAGGCGGCCGAGTGGTTCATGGACTACTACAACGCAGACGGTTCGGCGGCCGAGATGTGCGGGAACGGTATCCGGGTGTACGTCCGCTACCTGATCGAGTCGAGGCTGGTGCAGCTCGCGGACGGCGACACGCTTCCGATCGGGACCCGCAGCGGCGTGCGCGATGTGCAGCGCACCCTCAGCGGCTTCCAGGTGGACCTCGGCCGGTGGCGGCTGGCCGGCGGCGAGCCGCTGGTGCGGGCCAAAGAGCTTCCGGTCGCGCGTCTCGGTCTGGGCATCGACCTGGGGAACCCGCACGTCGTCGTCGCTCTGGCCGATGAGTCCGAACTGGAGTCGGCTGATCTCACGTACATCCCGCACCTGGAGCCGGCGCCGCAGGGCGGCGCGAACGTCGAGTTCGTCGTCCCTCACGAGCCGCTGGTGAAAGACGGTGTCGGCCGCATCCGGATGCGTGTCCACGAGCGCGGCAGCGGTGAGACGCTCTCCTGCGGAACGGGGGCCGCGGCCGCAGCGCTCGCGGTGCGCCACTGGGCCGGCGAGAACGCCCCCGGTCAGTGGTGGGTCGATGTGCCCGGCGGCACCGTCGGTGTGCGCATGTTCCCGACCGAGGACGGCGAGCACGTCGCCCTCTCCGGCCCGGCCGAACTCGTCTACACCGGCGCCCTCGAACTCGCCTGA
- a CDS encoding CinA family protein, with the protein MPQPDDVPERTAEVVRTLVERGLTVAAAESLTGGGLMFELTRVPGASTAVLGGVVVYATALKHTLLGVDAELLAAEGPVHPDVARQLAAGVRERLAVEGRPADLGVATTGVAGPDPQGGRAVGTVFVGVSSVRGTRAVELTLDGDRAGVRAQTVSCVIEELAAELGFQPGGPPV; encoded by the coding sequence GTGCCGCAGCCTGATGACGTTCCCGAGCGGACGGCGGAGGTGGTCCGCACCCTCGTCGAACGCGGGCTGACGGTCGCAGCGGCGGAATCGCTGACCGGTGGGGGACTGATGTTCGAGCTCACCCGGGTGCCCGGCGCGTCCACGGCTGTGCTCGGAGGCGTCGTCGTGTACGCGACCGCGCTGAAGCACACACTCCTCGGCGTCGACGCTGAGCTCCTCGCGGCCGAAGGCCCGGTGCATCCTGACGTGGCCCGGCAGCTCGCGGCCGGGGTCCGCGAGCGTCTCGCCGTCGAGGGCCGGCCCGCCGACCTCGGTGTCGCAACGACCGGAGTGGCCGGTCCGGACCCGCAGGGCGGCCGCGCGGTGGGAACGGTGTTCGTCGGCGTCTCGAGCGTCCGGGGTACGCGCGCGGTGGAGCTGACGCTCGACGGAGATCGCGCCGGGGTCCGCGCGCAGACGGTCTCCTGTGTCATCGAGGAACTCGCTGCGGAACTTGGCTTTCAGCCCGGTGGCCCCCCTGTCTGA
- a CDS encoding helix-turn-helix domain-containing protein, which yields MILVRQEIGDVLRDFRLQKGRTLRQVASKASVALGYLSEVERGQKEASSEILASVADALETPVSVIMREVGDRIAILEGLEPVIPDTVPDEFVSALDANLVVR from the coding sequence ATGATTCTTGTACGTCAGGAAATCGGCGACGTGCTCAGGGACTTCCGCCTGCAGAAGGGCCGCACTCTTCGCCAGGTCGCCAGCAAGGCGAGTGTCGCCCTCGGCTATCTTAGCGAGGTCGAGCGCGGCCAGAAAGAAGCCTCGAGCGAGATCCTCGCTTCTGTCGCCGACGCGCTCGAAACTCCGGTCTCGGTCATCATGCGCGAGGTCGGGGACCGCATCGCTATCCTTGAGGGCCTCGAGCCGGTCATCCCCGACACAGTCCCGGACGAGTTCGTCTCCGCTCTGGACGCGAACCTCGTCGTACGCTGA
- the pgsA gene encoding CDP-diacylglycerol--glycerol-3-phosphate 3-phosphatidyltransferase, translating into MSAPNTPSAAAGGTRRVSNWNLPNVLTIVRILLAPLFVWMLLADAGRDGPLRWAAAALFVIAIATDGVDGAIARRNNLVTDLGKLLDPIADKVLTGGALIALSVLGELPWWVAIVILLREIGITVYRFVVIRQGVIAASRGGKIKTIVQSVAISSALFPLWTVFGEGMFWVNGILMTAAVVLTVVTGFDYLWQAYRGRAEKRAAA; encoded by the coding sequence ATGTCGGCTCCCAACACGCCATCGGCCGCAGCGGGGGGCACGAGACGAGTGAGCAATTGGAACCTGCCCAATGTCCTCACGATCGTCCGCATCCTGCTCGCGCCCCTTTTCGTGTGGATGCTGCTCGCGGACGCCGGTCGCGACGGCCCCCTCCGCTGGGCCGCTGCCGCTCTGTTTGTGATCGCGATCGCGACGGATGGCGTCGACGGAGCGATCGCGCGCCGCAACAACCTGGTCACCGATCTCGGAAAACTGCTCGACCCGATCGCGGACAAAGTGCTCACCGGTGGCGCACTCATCGCGCTGTCTGTCCTGGGGGAGCTGCCGTGGTGGGTCGCCATCGTGATCCTCCTTCGGGAGATCGGCATCACGGTCTACCGGTTCGTCGTGATCCGGCAGGGGGTGATCGCTGCCTCGCGCGGCGGCAAGATCAAGACCATCGTGCAGTCCGTCGCGATCTCATCCGCCCTCTTCCCGCTCTGGACCGTGTTCGGGGAGGGGATGTTCTGGGTCAACGGCATCCTGATGACCGCTGCGGTCGTCCTGACCGTCGTCACGGGATTCGATTATCTCTGGCAGGCCTATCGCGGGCGGGCGGAGAAGCGTGCCGCAGCCTGA
- a CDS encoding class I SAM-dependent methyltransferase, with protein MASGDHYFSPAPESETNLRSFTARLAGQTYELVTASGIFSPERIDMGTRVLLDHVPPAPPSGQFLDLGCGWGPLALTLALESPHATVWAVDVNTRALDVVRRNAEKLGLKNVNPVTPDRVPDGLEFTTIWSNPPIRVGKNELHTILKRWLPRLEPGSNAWLVVQRNLGSDSLHRWIEGALPELTTSRAAISKGYRVLRARRPS; from the coding sequence ATGGCTTCCGGAGATCACTACTTTTCCCCGGCGCCCGAGAGCGAAACGAACCTGCGGTCTTTCACGGCGCGCCTGGCGGGCCAGACGTACGAATTGGTCACGGCCAGCGGGATCTTCAGCCCCGAGCGCATCGACATGGGTACCCGAGTGCTCCTCGACCACGTCCCCCCTGCCCCGCCCAGCGGTCAGTTCCTCGACCTCGGTTGCGGATGGGGGCCCCTCGCTCTCACACTGGCTCTCGAATCCCCTCATGCGACCGTCTGGGCGGTCGACGTCAACACCCGAGCCCTGGATGTGGTGCGCCGGAACGCAGAGAAGCTCGGTCTGAAGAATGTTAACCCCGTAACCCCCGATCGTGTTCCCGACGGCCTCGAATTCACGACGATCTGGTCGAATCCGCCCATCCGAGTGGGCAAGAACGAACTCCACACCATCCTGAAGCGGTGGCTCCCCCGCCTCGAACCCGGATCGAACGCCTGGCTGGTCGTGCAGCGCAACCTCGGCAGCGACTCCCTGCATCGCTGGATCGAGGGGGCCCTGCCCGAACTCACCACCTCCCGCGCGGCCATCTCCAAGGGGTACCGGGTGCTCCGCGCCCGCCGCCCGTCCTGA
- the miaB gene encoding tRNA (N6-isopentenyl adenosine(37)-C2)-methylthiotransferase MiaB, with translation MSIIDHHSVVPRSEAAVGEDGRARTYEVRTFGCQMNVHDSERLSGSLEAAGYVPANGEEADIVVINTCAVRENADNKLYGNLGHLASVKRRHAGMQIAVGGCLAQKDKNVILEKAPWVDVVFGTHNMGALPRLLERARHNDAAEIEILEALETFPSTLPTKRDSSFSGWVSISVGCNNTCTFCIVPALRGKEKDRRPGDILAEVQALVDEGAVEVTLLGQNVNSYGVEFGDRQAFSKLLRAAGQIEGLERIRFTSPHPAAFTEDVIDAMAETPNVMPQLHMPLQSGSDRILRSMRRSYRSEKFLGILDRVRAKLPGAAISTDIIVGFPGETEEDFLDTLRVVEAARFASAFTFQYSIRPGTPAATMAGQVPKEVVQERYDRLIALQERISLEENEKLIGRDVELLVATGEGRKDADTRRLSGRARDSRLVHFELPAGSEVPRPGDVALVRVTQAAPHYLIADAAGGPLRVRRTRAGDAWDRAEAESCAAPSLSGGRAAAAVGRVSLGLPTLRTREPLTSPGVGTMPLYDPTDGQR, from the coding sequence ATGAGCATCATCGATCACCACAGCGTCGTCCCTCGGTCTGAGGCCGCGGTCGGGGAAGACGGCCGAGCGCGCACCTACGAGGTGCGCACGTTCGGCTGCCAGATGAACGTTCACGATTCCGAGCGGCTCAGCGGGTCGCTGGAGGCGGCGGGTTATGTCCCCGCGAACGGGGAAGAAGCCGACATCGTCGTCATCAACACCTGTGCCGTGCGCGAGAATGCGGACAACAAGCTGTACGGGAACCTGGGGCACCTCGCCAGTGTGAAGCGACGGCACGCGGGTATGCAGATCGCGGTCGGCGGCTGCCTCGCTCAGAAAGACAAGAACGTCATCCTGGAGAAGGCTCCCTGGGTGGATGTGGTGTTCGGCACGCACAACATGGGTGCGCTGCCCCGTCTGCTCGAACGCGCCCGGCACAACGACGCCGCTGAGATCGAGATCCTGGAAGCGCTGGAGACTTTTCCCTCCACGCTGCCCACGAAACGGGACTCGTCCTTCTCGGGCTGGGTGTCCATCTCGGTCGGTTGCAACAACACCTGCACGTTCTGCATCGTGCCCGCGCTGCGCGGCAAGGAGAAAGACCGGCGCCCGGGTGACATCCTCGCGGAGGTCCAAGCTCTCGTGGACGAGGGGGCGGTCGAGGTCACACTGCTTGGGCAGAACGTCAACTCGTACGGAGTGGAGTTCGGCGACCGGCAGGCGTTCAGCAAGCTGCTCCGGGCCGCCGGGCAGATTGAGGGCCTGGAACGAATCCGGTTCACGAGCCCGCATCCGGCGGCGTTCACGGAGGACGTGATCGACGCGATGGCGGAGACGCCGAATGTGATGCCTCAGCTGCACATGCCGTTGCAGTCCGGGTCGGACCGCATTCTCCGTTCGATGCGGCGCTCGTACCGGTCGGAGAAGTTTCTCGGCATTCTGGACCGCGTGCGCGCGAAGCTGCCCGGTGCCGCGATCAGCACCGACATCATCGTGGGCTTCCCCGGCGAGACCGAGGAGGACTTTCTGGACACGCTGCGCGTCGTGGAGGCGGCCCGGTTCGCGTCTGCCTTCACGTTCCAGTATTCGATCCGTCCGGGCACACCCGCGGCCACTATGGCCGGTCAGGTGCCCAAGGAGGTAGTGCAGGAGCGCTACGATCGCCTGATCGCCCTCCAGGAGCGCATCTCCCTGGAAGAGAACGAGAAGCTCATCGGGCGCGACGTCGAACTGCTCGTCGCTACTGGCGAGGGGCGCAAGGACGCCGACACGAGGCGTCTCTCCGGGCGCGCCCGCGACAGCCGGCTCGTCCACTTCGAGCTCCCCGCTGGCTCCGAGGTCCCGCGACCGGGGGATGTGGCCCTGGTCCGCGTCACGCAGGCTGCGCCGCACTACCTCATCGCCGATGCGGCGGGCGGGCCCTTGCGGGTCCGTCGCACGCGAGCCGGTGACGCGTGGGATCGGGCCGAGGCCGAGTCCTGCGCGGCCCCGAGCCTCAGTGGCGGCAGGGCCGCGGCGGCGGTGGGCCGGGTCTCGCTCGGGCTGCCCACGCTGCGCACACGGGAGCCGCTTACCTCGCCCGGAGTCGGGACGATGCCGCTCTACGACCCCACGGACGGGCAGCGCTGA
- the miaA gene encoding tRNA (adenosine(37)-N6)-dimethylallyltransferase MiaA: MSAEDGPPPLVAIVGPTGTGKTELSLNLAEALRAWGRAAEIINADAMQLYRGMDIGTAKLPPGEWRGLPHHLFDVLDVTDEAAVARYQPEARRVVQEIRERGSTPILVGGSGLYVSSVVFDFRFPGTDTALRARLEAELAAQGPGTLFQRLLARDPEAAKRIGSSNGRRIVRALEVAELTGAAVSGALPEEPKPWVPVRVLGLAAPREELVQRLDARVERMWAEGLLAEVEGLIPLGIERSVTARRAIGYAQALAELTGELTRSQAQAQTQRLTRRYARRQLSWFKRYPGIHWLDYDDPQLVAAALARL, translated from the coding sequence CTGAGCGCCGAAGACGGCCCTCCGCCGCTCGTCGCGATCGTCGGCCCCACAGGCACCGGCAAGACGGAGCTGTCGCTGAACCTTGCCGAGGCCCTCCGCGCCTGGGGCCGCGCCGCCGAGATCATCAATGCCGATGCGATGCAGTTGTACCGCGGGATGGACATCGGCACGGCCAAACTGCCCCCGGGGGAGTGGCGCGGTCTCCCGCACCACCTGTTCGATGTGCTCGACGTCACCGATGAGGCCGCGGTCGCGCGCTACCAGCCGGAAGCGCGACGGGTCGTGCAGGAGATCCGGGAGCGCGGATCGACGCCGATCCTGGTCGGCGGTTCGGGGCTGTACGTCTCGAGCGTGGTGTTCGATTTCCGCTTCCCGGGCACCGACACGGCGCTTCGGGCGCGGCTGGAGGCCGAACTGGCGGCGCAGGGCCCCGGGACGCTGTTCCAGCGTCTTCTGGCCCGGGACCCGGAAGCGGCGAAGCGCATCGGCTCGAGCAACGGGCGGCGGATCGTGCGCGCGCTGGAGGTCGCCGAGCTCACGGGCGCAGCGGTGAGCGGCGCCCTGCCGGAGGAGCCGAAGCCCTGGGTCCCGGTGCGCGTCCTGGGGCTCGCCGCACCGCGGGAGGAACTCGTGCAGCGTCTCGACGCCCGCGTCGAGCGGATGTGGGCGGAGGGCCTGCTCGCCGAGGTCGAGGGACTGATCCCGCTCGGCATCGAGCGCAGCGTCACCGCACGGCGGGCCATCGGCTACGCTCAGGCGCTGGCCGAGCTGACGGGCGAGCTGACGCGCTCCCAGGCCCAGGCGCAGACGCAGCGGCTGACGCGCCGCTACGCGCGGCGGCAGCTGAGTTGGTTCAAGCGCTACCCGGGCATCCACTGGCTGGATTACGATGACCCGCAGCTGGTCGCCGCGGCGCTCGCTAGGCTGTGA
- the hflX gene encoding GTPase HflX, translating into MTERTNIEEQSADDVVARVLATQQNRAPVTLFGAGAQALQTTGTDGHLDDGEQLDREERAALRRVSGLSTELEDVTEVEYRQLRLENVVLIGVYSQGSQQVAENSLRELAALAETAGAAVLDGLLQRRPHPDPGTYFGRGKAEELAGVVSALGADTVIADTELAPSQRRALEDVVKVKVIDRTAVILDIFSQHAKSCEGKAQVELAQLEYLLPRLRGWGESMSRQAGGQVGGAGAAMGSRGPGETKIELDRRRIHTRMAKLRKQIAGFKPAREAKRANRNRNAVPSVAIAGYTNAGKSSLLNRVTKAGVLVENALFATLDATVRRSVTADGRLYTLADTVGFVRNLPHQLVEAFRSTLEEVADSDVIVHVVDGSHPDPASQLATVRDVIGDVGARDIPEIVVFNKADLIPEDERLVLRGLEPGAIFASARTGEGVEEVLAAIARLLPDPSVEVELIVPYDRGDLVSALHERGRVLSTEYTEEGARVRARIMPEYRAVFEPFAP; encoded by the coding sequence ATGACGGAACGAACGAACATCGAAGAACAGAGCGCCGACGACGTGGTCGCGCGGGTTCTCGCCACCCAGCAGAACCGGGCGCCGGTGACGCTCTTCGGAGCGGGGGCGCAGGCCCTGCAGACCACCGGCACGGACGGTCACCTCGACGACGGCGAGCAGCTCGACCGGGAGGAGCGCGCGGCCCTGCGCCGTGTCTCCGGTCTCTCCACCGAGCTCGAGGACGTGACGGAGGTCGAGTACCGTCAGCTCCGACTGGAGAACGTCGTGCTGATCGGCGTGTACTCTCAGGGGTCTCAGCAGGTCGCGGAGAACTCGCTGCGCGAACTCGCCGCGCTCGCCGAGACGGCCGGCGCTGCGGTGCTGGACGGTCTGCTGCAGCGGCGGCCGCATCCCGACCCGGGAACCTACTTCGGGAGAGGCAAGGCGGAGGAGCTGGCCGGTGTCGTCTCAGCGCTCGGCGCGGACACCGTGATCGCGGACACCGAACTCGCCCCGAGCCAGCGGCGCGCGCTGGAGGACGTGGTGAAGGTGAAGGTGATCGACCGCACGGCCGTCATCCTCGACATCTTCAGCCAGCACGCGAAGAGCTGCGAGGGCAAAGCGCAGGTCGAGCTCGCGCAGCTGGAATACCTGCTGCCGCGTCTGCGCGGCTGGGGCGAGTCGATGTCGCGCCAGGCCGGTGGTCAGGTCGGCGGTGCGGGCGCGGCCATGGGTTCGCGCGGTCCCGGTGAGACGAAGATCGAACTGGATCGCCGCCGCATCCACACCCGGATGGCGAAGCTGCGGAAGCAGATCGCGGGTTTCAAACCGGCGCGCGAAGCGAAGCGGGCGAACCGGAACCGCAACGCGGTCCCATCGGTCGCGATCGCGGGCTACACCAACGCCGGGAAGTCCAGTCTGCTGAACCGGGTGACGAAGGCCGGGGTGCTGGTCGAGAACGCGCTGTTCGCGACGCTGGACGCGACGGTCCGGCGTTCGGTCACCGCAGACGGCCGGCTGTACACACTCGCCGACACCGTCGGTTTCGTCCGGAACCTGCCTCACCAGCTGGTCGAGGCGTTCCGCTCGACGCTCGAGGAGGTCGCCGACTCGGACGTGATCGTGCATGTGGTGGACGGGTCGCACCCCGACCCTGCCTCGCAGCTCGCGACCGTGCGGGATGTGATCGGCGACGTCGGAGCGCGGGACATCCCGGAGATCGTCGTCTTCAACAAGGCGGACCTGATCCCCGAGGACGAGCGGCTGGTGCTGCGCGGCCTGGAACCGGGCGCGATCTTCGCCTCCGCCCGCACGGGCGAGGGCGTGGAGGAGGTGCTCGCGGCGATCGCCCGGTTGCTGCCGGACCCGTCGGTCGAGGTGGAGCTGATCGTGCCCTATGACCGCGGCGACCTCGTCTCGGCGCTGCACGAGCGGGGGCGCGTGCTCTCCACCGAGTACACGGAGGAGGGCGCGCGCGTGCGGGCGCGGATCATGCCGGAGTACCGGGCGGTGTTCGAGCCATTCGCCCCGTGA
- a CDS encoding RecX family transcriptional regulator: protein MVKRIGQLSSYDDETVRRRLHGFLARKGYDSGTVRQAMDAAFASRKHRGVRFQ, encoded by the coding sequence GTGGTGAAGCGCATCGGGCAGCTGTCCTCCTACGACGACGAGACGGTGCGACGGCGCCTGCACGGATTCCTCGCGCGGAAGGGGTACGACTCCGGGACGGTACGGCAGGCGATGGATGCGGCATTCGCGAGCCGTAAGCATCGTGGGGTGCGATTCCAGTAG
- the recA gene encoding recombinase RecA — protein sequence MPSPADREKALVTALAQIDRQFGKGSVMRLGSDERAPVEVVPTGSIALDVALGIGGLPRGRIVEIYGPESSGKTTLTLHAIANAQRAGGIAAFIDAEHALDPDYARKLGVDIDALLVSQPDTGEQALEIADMLVRSGSIDLIVIDSVAALVPRAEIEGEMGDAHVGLQARLMSQALRKLTGALSQTNTTMIFINQLREKVGVFFGSPETTAGGKALKFYASVRLDIRRIETLKDGTDAVGNRTRVKVVKNKMAPPFKQAEFDILYGVGISHEGSLLDFGVEHALVKKSGAWYTYEGDQLGQGKENSRNFLIANPDIAAEIENKIKIKLGIVADPNADAEPTAAAGSLEEKLPARKGA from the coding sequence ATGCCATCACCCGCAGACCGCGAGAAGGCGCTCGTGACCGCGCTCGCACAGATCGACCGTCAGTTCGGAAAAGGCTCGGTCATGCGACTGGGCAGCGACGAGCGCGCTCCTGTCGAGGTCGTCCCGACCGGGTCGATCGCCCTGGATGTCGCGCTTGGCATCGGCGGTCTTCCGCGTGGCCGCATCGTCGAGATCTATGGCCCGGAATCGTCGGGTAAGACCACCCTGACCCTGCACGCGATCGCCAACGCGCAGCGCGCGGGCGGCATCGCTGCCTTCATCGACGCGGAGCACGCGCTCGACCCGGACTACGCCCGCAAGCTCGGCGTCGACATCGACGCACTGCTGGTCTCCCAGCCAGACACCGGTGAGCAGGCGCTGGAGATCGCGGACATGCTGGTGCGTTCCGGCTCGATCGACTTGATCGTCATCGACTCCGTCGCCGCGCTCGTCCCCCGTGCCGAGATCGAGGGCGAGATGGGCGACGCGCACGTCGGTCTGCAGGCCCGTCTCATGTCGCAGGCGCTCCGTAAGCTCACCGGTGCGCTCAGCCAGACGAACACCACGATGATCTTCATCAACCAGCTCCGCGAGAAAGTGGGAGTGTTCTTCGGCAGCCCGGAGACCACAGCCGGTGGAAAGGCGCTCAAGTTCTACGCCTCGGTCCGTCTCGACATCCGCCGCATCGAGACGCTCAAAGACGGCACCGACGCGGTCGGAAACCGCACCCGCGTTAAGGTCGTCAAGAACAAGATGGCACCGCCCTTCAAACAGGCGGAATTCGACATCCTGTACGGTGTCGGCATCTCCCATGAGGGCAGCCTTCTCGATTTCGGTGTGGAGCACGCGCTCGTCAAGAAGTCCGGTGCCTGGTACACTTACGAGGGCGACCAGCTGGGCCAGGGCAAAGAGAACTCGCGCAACTTTCTCATCGCCAACCCGGACATCGCCGCGGAGATCGAGAACAAAATCAAGATCAAGCTCGGCATCGTGGCCGATCCGAACGCCGACGCCGAACCGACCGCTGCGGCCGGCTCTCTGGAGGAGAAGCTGCCGGCCCGCAAGGGCGCCTGA